From Microcaecilia unicolor chromosome 11, aMicUni1.1, whole genome shotgun sequence, the proteins below share one genomic window:
- the TNFAIP8L1 gene encoding tumor necrosis factor alpha-induced protein 8-like protein 1, giving the protein MDTFSTKNLALQAQKKLLSKMASKTMASVFIDDTSSEVLDELYRVTKEYTRNRKEAQKIIKNLIKVVMKLGLLYRNGQFNTDELMLMERFRKKIHTLAMTAVSFYQIDFTFDRRVMSGILNECRDLLHQAVNRHLTAKSHSRINHVFNHFADYDFLSTLYGPSDQYRIHLQRICDGLNKMLDEGNI; this is encoded by the coding sequence ATGGACACCTTTAGCACCAAGAACCTAGCTCTGCAGGCTCAAAAGAAGCTCCTGAGCAAGATGGCTTCCAAGACCATGGCCAGTGTCTTCATTGACGACACAAGCAGTGAAGTCCTGGATGAACTGTATCGAGTTACAAAGGAGTATACTCGGAACCGCAAGGAAGCACAGAAGATCATCAAGAACCTGATCAAGGTTGTCATGAAGCTTGGTCTGCTTTACCGTAATGGGCAGTTCAATACAGATGAGCTCATGCTGATGGAACGCTTCCGCAAGAAAATTCACACCTTGGCCATGACTGCTGTTAGCTTCTACCAGATAGACTTCACTTTTGACCGCAGAGTTATGTCTGGCATCCTCAATGAGTGTAGGGATCTACTTCATCAGGCTGTTAACAGACACTTGACAGCCAAATCGCATTCCAGGATTAACCATGTCTTCAATCACTTTGCAGACTATGACTTTCTGTCAACACTTTATGGACCATCTGACCAATATCGTATCCACTTACAGAGGATCTGTGACGGGCTCAACAAAATGCTGGATGAGGGGAATATCTGA